In Acinetobacter sp. C32I, one genomic interval encodes:
- a CDS encoding CHAP domain-containing protein, whose translation MIYDVPSVDHSMIHPPSQQVVIPYREMPKPALEPAIDVSKFSQKLAKRASYRSSSQCAKFVRIALQSAGAKIVQHPVAASDWGRTLQQIGYQKITPEFNNPQPGDIYIIHRTKKHRYGHIAGFTGSQWVSDYKQRSYDVYKDPNVTYSYYRLAPQYPQA comes from the coding sequence ATGATTTATGATGTACCTTCAGTTGATCACAGTATGATTCACCCACCCTCGCAACAGGTGGTTATTCCTTATCGAGAAATGCCGAAGCCTGCATTAGAGCCAGCCATTGATGTCAGTAAGTTCTCTCAAAAGTTGGCTAAAAGAGCGTCTTATCGTAGCTCATCACAATGTGCCAAATTTGTCAGAATCGCTTTACAGTCAGCAGGTGCTAAAATTGTACAACACCCTGTTGCAGCATCAGACTGGGGGCGTACTTTGCAGCAAATTGGTTATCAAAAAATTACACCTGAATTTAACAACCCACAGCCAGGCGACATTTATATTATCCATCGCACCAAAAAACATCGTTACGGACACATCGCAGGCTTTACCGGTTCACAATGGGTGTCTGATTATAAGCAACGCAGCTATGATGTCTATAAAGATCCGAATGTGACATATAGCT
- a CDS encoding copper resistance protein NlpE N-terminal domain-containing protein gives MKRTLLTSFVFASISLGCSQSNEAKNQSNTQAQTPDLHSNKQHFVNHPELKAWVGHYSGVVPCATCVTSCDGCLGTGIDLKINADQTFVLEQTNNNDNSPAKIYAGQFKFLDNDQLKIQLQGVPTRNMLMLGDELTEIIDTKTQLPFDSYEEFQLARKA, from the coding sequence ATGAAAAGGACATTACTGACTTCCTTTGTTTTTGCCAGTATCAGTTTGGGATGTTCACAGTCTAATGAGGCAAAAAATCAAAGCAATACGCAAGCACAAACGCCAGATCTACACTCAAATAAGCAACATTTTGTTAATCATCCTGAGCTTAAGGCATGGGTCGGGCATTATTCTGGCGTGGTTCCATGTGCGACTTGCGTAACCAGTTGTGATGGCTGTTTGGGTACAGGAATTGATCTTAAAATCAACGCAGATCAAACCTTTGTCTTGGAACAAACCAATAATAATGATAATAGCCCAGCTAAAATTTATGCAGGGCAATTTAAGTTTCTGGATAATGATCAATTAAAGATTCAGCTACAAGGTGTTCCCACCCGGAATATGCTTATGTTAGGTGATGAACTGACTGAAATCATTGATACAAAAACACAACTGCCTTTTGATTCTTATGAAGAGTTCCAGTTAGCTAGAAAAGCTTAA